From Bradyrhizobium symbiodeficiens, the proteins below share one genomic window:
- a CDS encoding sensor histidine kinase, whose translation MHQVRLIRSSTFLWALAVAAAFALFVVALFTFVYWKLDDYLIARSDRMITTQIHFIADLPPARRISAIADHLEQDSRGVQYAGLFDAAGIRLAGNIDHLPRELGLGGAVQGVRLDLKGRPAVQVPVVRAIGRRLDGGDVLVMGRNVDETREISSVVGEALALGLLPAFSLCLVAGAWLSARAQKRVEEVNQRVQRIVAGELRERLPEGGTDDPFARLAAIVNGMLDEMETMINALAGVGNDIAHDLRTPLTRVRLALERGRTHAATLEELQDITDKAMAGIDQSLAIVTALLRLTEIENNRRMAGFGEVALDEILREVCDVYEPIAEDKLIGLGVVIARNVQVWGDRDLLFEAVANLVDNAVKFTPSGGRVELALEAEDDTALVRVRDTGPGISEQEREAVLRRFYRSDTMRNTPGVGLGLSLVAAIVKLHGFRLIIGPAPGGQIEILARIGRTGRAVTRRSRTLVHADSD comes from the coding sequence ATGCATCAGGTCCGGTTGATCCGCTCCAGCACGTTCCTCTGGGCCCTGGCCGTGGCGGCCGCCTTCGCGCTGTTCGTGGTCGCCCTGTTCACGTTCGTCTACTGGAAGCTCGACGACTACCTGATCGCGCGATCCGATCGCATGATCACCACGCAGATCCATTTCATCGCAGACCTGCCGCCGGCCCGCCGCATCAGTGCGATCGCGGATCATCTCGAGCAGGATTCCAGGGGTGTGCAGTACGCAGGACTGTTCGATGCCGCCGGCATCAGGCTTGCCGGCAACATCGACCATTTGCCGCGCGAACTCGGGTTGGGTGGCGCGGTGCAGGGCGTGCGGCTCGATCTCAAGGGAAGACCGGCAGTCCAGGTTCCGGTCGTCAGGGCGATCGGCAGGCGCCTCGATGGAGGCGATGTGCTGGTGATGGGACGGAACGTCGACGAGACGCGCGAGATATCGAGCGTCGTGGGCGAAGCCCTGGCCCTCGGCCTGCTGCCGGCCTTCAGCCTCTGCCTAGTGGCCGGCGCCTGGCTGAGCGCCCGTGCCCAGAAGCGGGTCGAGGAGGTCAACCAGCGGGTCCAGCGCATCGTCGCCGGCGAGCTGCGCGAGCGGCTCCCGGAGGGCGGGACGGACGATCCGTTCGCGCGGCTGGCCGCGATCGTCAACGGCATGCTCGACGAGATGGAGACGATGATCAACGCGCTGGCCGGCGTCGGCAACGACATCGCCCATGACCTCAGGACGCCGCTCACGCGTGTCCGCCTGGCGCTGGAGCGCGGGCGCACGCATGCGGCGACGCTGGAGGAACTCCAGGACATCACCGACAAGGCCATGGCCGGGATCGACCAGTCGCTCGCCATCGTCACGGCGCTGCTGCGCCTGACCGAGATCGAGAACAACCGCCGCATGGCCGGATTTGGCGAGGTCGCGCTGGACGAGATCCTGCGGGAGGTGTGCGACGTCTACGAGCCCATCGCCGAGGACAAGCTCATCGGGCTCGGTGTCGTCATCGCGCGCAATGTGCAGGTCTGGGGCGACCGCGACCTGCTGTTCGAGGCCGTCGCCAACCTCGTGGACAATGCCGTCAAGTTCACGCCATCGGGCGGACGGGTGGAGCTCGCTCTGGAGGCGGAGGACGATACGGCGCTCGTGCGCGTCCGCGACACCGGCCCCGGCATCAGCGAGCAGGAGCGTGAGGCGGTGCTGCGCCGTTTCTATCGCTCCGACACGATGCGCAACACGCCCGGCGTCGGGCTCGGACTGAGCCTGGTCGCCGCCATCGTCAAGCTGCACGGCTTTCGGCTGATCATCGGTCCCGCTCCCGGTGGGCAGATCGAGATCCTTGCCCGGATCGGACGGACGGGCAGGGCCGTCACCCGCCGGTCGCGGACGTTAGTGCACGCCGACTCCGATTAG
- the rpoH gene encoding RNA polymerase sigma factor RpoH → MQTSHEVTRKNLPAMPVSPVPAPFLSAYSAAIRRYDLLEPGQEQQLARRWQQTGDRSAADALVTSHLRLAAKLARGYKGYGLPMVDLIAEANLGLVIAASRFEPGRGARFSTYAVWWIRAAIHEYILRSWSLVKIGTTAAQKKLFFKLRSEIRKATGNVMSGLTPDVAELIAGKLEVTAREVIEMDVRLNGDLSLNAPVGGEDGGTDLEALLVDGAIDAETLLADHEQTERRAKALRVALGGLAARERRVFEARRLTECPVTLDRLARELSISSERVRQIEIRAFAKVKRAVTLAAQDAPRSAVCGV, encoded by the coding sequence ATGCAGACTAGCCACGAAGTTACGAGGAAAAATCTCCCGGCCATGCCGGTCTCGCCGGTGCCGGCGCCGTTCCTCAGCGCGTATTCCGCGGCCATCAGGCGCTACGACCTTCTCGAGCCGGGTCAGGAGCAGCAGCTCGCGCGTCGCTGGCAGCAGACCGGGGATCGGAGCGCGGCGGACGCGCTCGTCACCAGCCATCTCCGGCTCGCGGCCAAGCTGGCGCGGGGCTACAAAGGATACGGCCTTCCGATGGTCGATCTGATCGCCGAGGCCAATCTGGGCCTCGTGATCGCGGCGTCACGCTTCGAACCCGGTCGTGGCGCGCGCTTCTCCACTTACGCGGTCTGGTGGATCAGGGCCGCCATTCACGAGTACATCCTGCGGTCCTGGTCCCTCGTCAAGATCGGGACGACGGCCGCGCAGAAGAAGCTATTCTTCAAGCTCCGCAGCGAAATCAGGAAAGCCACCGGCAACGTGATGTCGGGGCTCACGCCTGACGTCGCCGAATTGATTGCCGGGAAGCTCGAGGTGACGGCGCGTGAAGTGATCGAGATGGACGTGCGGCTGAACGGTGACCTGTCGCTGAACGCGCCCGTCGGTGGCGAAGATGGCGGAACCGACCTGGAAGCCTTGCTGGTCGACGGGGCGATCGACGCCGAGACGTTGCTTGCCGATCACGAGCAGACGGAGCGGCGTGCCAAAGCCTTGCGGGTTGCGCTGGGCGGGCTTGCGGCGCGGGAACGTCGCGTCTTCGAGGCACGGCGGCTGACGGAATGCCCCGTCACGCTCGATCGGCTGGCCCGCGAATTGTCCATCTCCAGCGAGCGGGTTCGACAGATCGAGATTCGCGCCTTCGCCAAGGTCAAGCGGGCCGTCACGCTCGCCGCGCAGGATGCGCCACGGTCCGCCGTGTGTGGCGTCTGA
- a CDS encoding maleate cis-trans isomerase family protein yields MRKRLGMITPSSNSVLEPVTSAMLHGVPDVTAHFSRFRVTEIALDAAALNQFDASVMLPAADLLADAKVDAIAWNGTSASWLGIGRDRSLCEAITARTSVPATTSTLACIDAARALGAERVGLVSPYTDDVQRRIGDVWATDGIAPHAERHLGLRDNFSFGEVPPATIADMIRAVAADGADAIVILCTNLDGAALAASLERELNIAVLDSVAVTLWRTLALAGGDVTTLASWGRIFQTPAVNK; encoded by the coding sequence ATGCGCAAGCGTCTCGGCATGATCACGCCGTCCTCCAACTCGGTGCTCGAGCCCGTCACCAGCGCCATGCTGCATGGCGTGCCTGATGTCACCGCGCATTTCTCGCGCTTCCGCGTCACCGAGATTGCGCTCGATGCCGCGGCGCTGAACCAGTTCGACGCCTCCGTGATGCTGCCTGCGGCGGACCTGCTGGCCGATGCCAAGGTCGATGCCATCGCCTGGAATGGCACTTCGGCAAGTTGGCTCGGTATCGGCCGTGACAGGAGCCTCTGCGAGGCGATCACCGCGCGCACGAGCGTGCCGGCGACGACCTCTACGCTGGCCTGCATCGATGCTGCACGTGCGCTCGGTGCCGAGCGCGTTGGCCTCGTTTCGCCCTACACCGACGACGTCCAGCGGCGAATCGGCGACGTCTGGGCGACAGACGGCATCGCTCCGCATGCCGAGCGGCATCTGGGCCTGCGCGATAATTTCTCCTTCGGCGAGGTCCCGCCTGCGACCATCGCGGACATGATCCGCGCGGTCGCGGCGGACGGCGCCGACGCGATCGTCATTCTCTGCACCAATCTCGACGGCGCCGCGCTTGCGGCCTCACTCGAACGGGAGTTGAACATCGCCGTGCTGGATTCGGTGGCGGTGACGCTGTGGCGAACGCTTGCGCTCGCCGGCGGCGACGTCACGACTCTTGCGTCGTGGGGCCGGATCTTCCAGACACCAGCGGTCAACAAGTAA
- a CDS encoding response regulator transcription factor: MNRILLIEDDTETAEAIVAELTDRGFEVQWAGDGVDGLDRARRSSPDAMIVDRMLPKMDGLTVIEALRKDQFRTPVLVLSALGAVDDRVRGLRMGGDDYLTKPFAIIELVARIEALLRRPTDDRKTILHSGPLELDLIERTARRGDRELDLLPREFRLLEYMMRRNDQLLTRAMLLEEVWNYKFVPATTNLIDVHMGRLRHKVDGPGEVQLIHNVRGSGFVLRSRQ, translated from the coding sequence ATGAACCGTATTCTCCTGATCGAGGACGACACCGAGACTGCCGAGGCGATTGTCGCCGAGCTCACCGATCGCGGCTTCGAGGTGCAATGGGCTGGCGACGGCGTCGACGGTCTCGACCGTGCGCGCAGGTCGAGCCCGGATGCCATGATCGTCGATCGCATGCTGCCGAAAATGGACGGACTGACCGTCATCGAGGCGCTGCGCAAGGATCAGTTCAGGACGCCCGTGCTGGTGCTGAGTGCGCTCGGTGCGGTGGACGACCGGGTACGCGGATTGCGCATGGGCGGAGATGATTATCTCACCAAGCCGTTCGCGATCATCGAGCTGGTCGCGCGGATCGAGGCGCTGCTGCGCCGCCCGACCGACGACCGTAAGACCATCCTGCATTCCGGGCCGCTCGAGCTCGACCTGATCGAGCGGACGGCGCGACGCGGCGATCGCGAGCTCGACCTGCTGCCGCGCGAATTCCGGCTGCTCGAATACATGATGCGCCGGAACGATCAGTTGCTGACGCGCGCGATGCTGCTCGAGGAGGTCTGGAACTACAAGTTCGTCCCGGCGACCACGAACCTGATCGACGTGCATATGGGCCGGCTCCGTCACAAGGTCGACGGTCCAGGAGAGGTGCAGCTCATCCACAACGTCCGAGGCTCCGGCTTCGTGCTGCGTTCGCGGCAATAG
- the hydA gene encoding dihydropyrimidinase yields the protein MTQLDLAIRGGTIVTASDEFRADIGIRDGRIVSIADRVKGAAREIDATGLLALPGGIDSHVHISQPSGPDVVMADDFASATRAAAAGGNTMVLPFALQEKGTSLRTCVENYRKLAEGECYIDTAFHLIISDPTAVVLGQELPALVKDGYTSFKVFMTYDDLVLSDSQLLEVFDVARREEALVMVHCEGYDAIRFLTSKLEREGQIAPYYHGVSRPQAVEREATHRAISHAEVIGVPIMIVHVSGREAMEQVRWAQQRGLPVHAETCPQYITLTADDMKGLNMDITGAKYVCSPPPRDVESQQAIWEGITTGVFQTFSSDHCPFRYDDPKGKLTPNARTSFRWVPNGIPGVETRLPILFSEGVSRGRISLQKFVELTATNHARIYGLYPRKGSIGVGFDADIALWDPKLTKKIRQADLHHGSDYTPWEDFDVTGWPVTTIARGRVVYEQGKIVGDKGAGEVLSRGKSSLI from the coding sequence GTGACCCAGCTCGATCTCGCCATTCGCGGCGGCACCATCGTGACGGCCAGCGACGAGTTTCGCGCCGATATCGGCATTCGCGACGGCCGAATCGTCAGCATCGCCGACCGTGTCAAGGGCGCCGCGCGCGAGATCGATGCGACGGGATTGCTTGCGCTGCCGGGCGGGATCGACAGTCACGTCCACATTTCGCAGCCCTCCGGCCCCGACGTCGTGATGGCCGACGATTTTGCGTCGGCGACGCGCGCGGCTGCAGCCGGCGGCAACACCATGGTGCTGCCCTTCGCGCTCCAGGAGAAAGGCACGTCGCTCCGCACCTGCGTCGAGAACTACCGCAAGCTCGCCGAGGGCGAGTGCTACATCGACACCGCGTTTCACCTCATCATCTCCGATCCGACCGCGGTCGTGCTCGGGCAGGAGCTGCCGGCGCTCGTCAAGGACGGCTACACCTCGTTCAAGGTGTTCATGACCTATGACGATCTCGTGCTCAGCGACAGCCAGCTGCTGGAAGTGTTCGACGTGGCGCGCCGCGAGGAGGCGCTGGTGATGGTCCATTGCGAGGGCTATGACGCGATCCGCTTTCTCACCAGCAAGCTCGAGCGCGAAGGCCAGATCGCGCCGTATTACCACGGCGTGTCGCGGCCCCAGGCTGTCGAGCGTGAGGCGACGCATCGCGCCATCAGCCATGCCGAGGTGATCGGCGTTCCCATCATGATCGTGCATGTCTCGGGCCGAGAGGCGATGGAGCAGGTGCGTTGGGCCCAGCAACGCGGATTGCCGGTGCATGCCGAGACCTGCCCGCAATACATCACGCTGACGGCCGACGACATGAAGGGCCTGAACATGGACATCACGGGCGCGAAATATGTCTGTTCGCCGCCGCCGCGCGACGTCGAAAGCCAGCAGGCGATCTGGGAAGGCATCACGACCGGCGTGTTCCAGACCTTCTCGTCCGACCACTGCCCGTTCCGCTACGACGATCCCAAGGGCAAGCTGACGCCGAATGCACGCACTTCGTTCCGCTGGGTACCGAACGGCATTCCCGGCGTGGAGACGCGGCTGCCGATCCTGTTCTCCGAAGGCGTCTCGAGGGGGCGGATCAGCCTGCAGAAATTCGTCGAGCTGACCGCGACCAACCACGCGCGGATCTACGGCCTCTATCCGCGCAAGGGCTCGATCGGCGTCGGCTTCGACGCCGACATCGCGCTGTGGGACCCGAAGCTGACGAAGAAGATCCGTCAGGCCGATCTGCATCACGGCTCCGACTATACGCCCTGGGAAGACTTCGACGTCACTGGGTGGCCGGTCACCACAATCGCCCGCGGGCGGGTCGTGTACGAACAGGGCAAGATCGTCGGCGACAAGGGCGCGGGCGAGGTGCTCAGCCGCGGCAAGTCGAGCCTGATCTGA
- a CDS encoding ABC transporter permease — translation MTSVTDVSPARPAFRLTRVFQGLERLIVPALLIAGWEAFARSGVLPPALLPAPSAVLHALGDWVFGFDETTQTYSGHWLRDALASALRVFGGFALASLLGILAGVAIGWSRLFEKTLEPTLQMLRPIPPVSWIPLAIIWFGIADKPAIFLVFLGAFFPVLMNSIHGVKTVDHNLVRAGAMMGANQRQMLTDIVLPAALPSIFAGLRIAVGSAWMLTVTAEMVAVKSGLGYVLWDSYYFLRYDIVIAAMISIGLLGYLSDLGLKAIMARALRWQRTTTVQGRAG, via the coding sequence ATGACCTCGGTTACTGACGTCTCGCCCGCGAGGCCAGCCTTTCGGCTGACGCGGGTGTTCCAAGGGCTCGAACGCCTCATTGTCCCTGCGCTGCTGATCGCGGGCTGGGAGGCTTTTGCCCGCAGCGGCGTGCTTCCGCCCGCGCTCCTGCCGGCGCCGAGCGCGGTGCTGCATGCGCTCGGCGACTGGGTGTTCGGCTTCGACGAGACCACGCAGACCTATTCCGGTCACTGGCTGCGCGATGCGCTCGCCAGCGCTTTGCGCGTGTTCGGCGGCTTCGCGTTGGCAAGCCTGCTCGGCATCCTCGCGGGCGTCGCGATCGGCTGGTCGCGCCTGTTCGAGAAGACGCTGGAGCCGACGCTCCAGATGCTGCGGCCGATACCGCCGGTGTCCTGGATTCCGCTGGCGATCATCTGGTTCGGCATCGCCGACAAGCCGGCGATCTTCCTGGTCTTCCTCGGCGCCTTCTTTCCCGTACTGATGAACAGCATCCACGGCGTGAAGACGGTCGACCACAATCTCGTGCGCGCAGGCGCGATGATGGGCGCGAACCAGCGGCAGATGCTGACCGATATCGTGCTGCCGGCGGCGCTCCCCTCGATCTTCGCCGGTCTCCGCATCGCGGTCGGCTCGGCATGGATGCTGACGGTCACGGCCGAAATGGTGGCGGTGAAGAGCGGCCTCGGCTACGTGCTTTGGGATTCATACTATTTCCTGCGCTACGACATCGTAATCGCGGCGATGATCTCGATCGGGTTGCTCGGCTATCTCTCCGATCTCGGGCTCAAGGCGATCATGGCGCGCGCGTTGCGCTGGCAGCGGACGACCACCGTGCAGGGCAGGGCAGGCTGA
- a CDS encoding ABC transporter ATP-binding protein, protein MAAIELRNIVKVFSDKRRGRDLLTLDNINLDIEANDFVCLLGPSGCGKSTLLNIIAGFEQATSGRTLVDGKQVERPGSDRGVVFQQPTLMPWLTAIDNIAFHLKLKGVGKAERHDRAMEFIDLVGLRGFEHHHPSEMSGGMNQRVGIARALLMNPSVILMDEPFAALDAQTKLEMQEELVAIWQKRRCTIVFVTHSVDEALVLGNKIVVMTKRPGRIREAVNFDLPRPRDITSPEFNDAKRRILSLIREESTRLAQAS, encoded by the coding sequence ATGGCGGCCATCGAGCTACGCAACATCGTCAAGGTGTTCTCCGACAAGCGGCGCGGCCGCGATTTGCTGACGCTGGACAACATCAATCTCGACATCGAGGCCAACGACTTCGTCTGCCTGCTCGGTCCGTCCGGCTGCGGCAAGTCGACCCTGCTCAACATCATCGCCGGCTTCGAGCAGGCGACGTCCGGCCGGACGCTGGTCGACGGCAAGCAGGTGGAGCGGCCGGGCTCCGACCGCGGCGTGGTGTTCCAGCAGCCGACCCTGATGCCGTGGCTGACGGCGATCGACAACATCGCCTTCCATCTCAAGCTCAAGGGCGTCGGCAAGGCCGAGCGGCACGATCGCGCCATGGAGTTCATCGATCTCGTCGGCTTGCGCGGTTTCGAGCACCACCATCCCTCCGAGATGTCGGGTGGCATGAACCAGCGCGTCGGCATCGCCCGTGCGCTGCTGATGAACCCGAGCGTGATCCTGATGGACGAGCCGTTCGCGGCGTTGGACGCCCAGACCAAGCTCGAAATGCAGGAGGAGCTGGTCGCGATCTGGCAGAAGCGGCGCTGCACCATCGTTTTCGTCACCCACAGCGTCGACGAGGCGCTGGTGCTCGGCAACAAGATCGTGGTGATGACGAAGCGGCCCGGCCGCATCCGCGAGGCGGTCAATTTCGACTTGCCGCGTCCGCGCGACATCACCAGTCCCGAATTCAATGACGCAAAGCGCCGCATCCTCTCCCTGATCCGGGAGGAGTCGACGCGCCTTGCGCAGGCGTCGTAA
- a CDS encoding ABC transporter substrate-binding protein, translating to MRTSLRLGLVVMVAMFGGGDLAIAQTAKIKLGYAKCAHCLPMSLIPGMAKGVEVEATGFNSGNDVLTALISKSIDVAQVTYLHYVTALDKGFDVVAVSGQINGGSECLSSTKLNLPPDDWTAFKAIVAKGKSDGQLLKVAASRGNAQDIHMRGAFLKQGVDPNKDVQFINIPNPSDHLAALQRGEVDMICSVEPFASQIRLAGAGKHFVLPYDQAAGNLTNLIVTRSDVIASQRAGVQGVVSAVVELDNKLIADKAPWIDVINKLTGLDKNVATEALKNASPDPALHRSQTLAIAAMMRDLKYISKDVSAEAEKNMDYSFLGQATGKAKNDLGY from the coding sequence ATGCGGACGAGTTTGCGACTGGGCCTCGTGGTGATGGTAGCGATGTTCGGCGGGGGCGACCTCGCCATTGCGCAGACCGCGAAGATCAAGCTCGGCTACGCCAAATGCGCGCACTGCCTGCCGATGTCGCTGATCCCGGGTATGGCGAAGGGCGTCGAGGTCGAGGCCACCGGCTTCAACTCGGGCAACGATGTGCTCACCGCACTGATCTCCAAGAGTATCGACGTCGCGCAAGTCACCTACCTCCATTACGTCACCGCGCTCGACAAGGGCTTTGACGTCGTCGCCGTGTCCGGCCAGATCAACGGCGGCTCGGAATGTCTCTCCTCCACGAAGCTGAACCTGCCGCCTGATGATTGGACCGCGTTCAAGGCCATCGTTGCCAAGGGCAAGAGCGACGGTCAGTTGCTGAAGGTCGCGGCCTCCCGCGGCAATGCGCAGGACATCCACATGCGCGGCGCATTCCTCAAGCAGGGCGTCGATCCCAACAAGGACGTCCAGTTCATCAACATCCCCAATCCGTCCGACCATCTCGCGGCCTTGCAGCGCGGCGAGGTCGACATGATCTGCTCGGTCGAGCCGTTCGCCTCGCAGATCCGGCTTGCCGGCGCCGGCAAGCACTTCGTGCTGCCGTACGACCAGGCCGCGGGCAATCTGACGAACTTGATCGTCACCCGTTCCGACGTGATCGCGAGCCAGCGCGCCGGCGTTCAGGGCGTCGTCAGCGCCGTGGTCGAGCTCGACAACAAGCTGATCGCCGACAAGGCGCCGTGGATCGACGTCATCAACAAGCTCACCGGCCTCGACAAGAATGTAGCAACCGAGGCGCTGAAAAATGCCTCGCCCGATCCCGCGCTCCACCGGTCGCAGACGCTCGCGATCGCCGCGATGATGCGTGATCTCAAATACATCTCCAAGGACGTCTCCGCGGAAGCGGAGAAGAACATGGACTATTCGTTCCTGGGGCAGGCCACGGGAAAGGCCAAGAATGACCTCGGTTACTGA